In Dromaius novaehollandiae isolate bDroNov1 chromosome 3, bDroNov1.hap1, whole genome shotgun sequence, the following are encoded in one genomic region:
- the LOC112978703 gene encoding cullin-9-like isoform X1 translates to MVSERRNGNLLVHLGPKLQAYPEELLRQRQGHDGHPEYLIRWSIVSLEERAAGSSSGSCAETKPENILMWMSAEEVCASCPVLLGKRKLDGRWVKEEKAPSPFPADVVLDEASLLEMKADVRSLVQRAVRQMAGTGAPESSILNTIHVLSAYASIGSLTGAFKETGALDLLMKMLCHKEKQIRRSAGKMLRALASHDAGSRAYVLLSLSQQDGIEQHMGFDSRYTLLELFAETTSSEEYCMSFEGIHLPQIPGKLLFALVKRYLCVTSLVDKLSSGTEQGGEPQDCAAPSLLGGERSCAKQEFEFSMAMANLILELVHVMGWDHRHKPELLSPQRMQPRTARSIFQPKVPAFPAAQATPTTPPKEPSAFKTRSAFPSRSSYVEYVQAKLVRGMRVRMLEDYEQVSAGDEGDFRQSNDGTPPVQVYWQALGCTYWVHWHMVEIIGPSGPEEREAQERVSTLTHNHKLAAVAQPLFSKPFGGLYSLPYLGEQPSDPTETLSRAEWWELLFFVRKLEVQEQDEITCLVQQEQAEQLSELDEEGLIQLSVSAELAQKVLRALEKRCEGSALSDLRGSHVYAKYFLGRGTEQDGRRSTMVSSEGSSCGNTSPEAVKAEASEEDLPAVALPPRAPATVEKSDSQLFSELLQREGLLLPEVTEEQSKLFGSSKGASKRGLLAKIVDVVDVIQRSSSEVGLRLAGLKHILKMLEEEAGLERQVGKAQGGLGTREKVVKMAVELLSTEVAEKALVTVTLRLLAVLMVKYDWRVLFATEGGVRAVLACMQQHASSAVVQQAGLAALKVLVGAGSSEPGGAGGKPLPLNHADAQMMREIFASIGSASSEGSASLLSAIPAAMSTMQRVAGGSSGVRNGLLVVNMLIDSHQGLAEQLVSCDLPAVLRSCWWEGQSTGCASKTLALSVINRLAEHEVPLSLETAGAEAPLDLGDVNMRTLVGSLCEGGLSREAVAALERHLCGKGTIPSGEAGQLLWDRECFVLLLRSFELLGAEKAASLSVLRILNKFLDGYQEDLLPWHECVEPCLSSMSAHSNDQEVVQEVVHFLHRLATASKDCAVVMCRVGTHEALGKALDKHSAALPLAPALRDLVSDCEKYASLYRKLTTSILAGCIQLVLGQIEEHRRSHQPISIPFFDVFLRNLCRGSSVEVKEDKCWEKVQVSSNPHRASKLTDRNPKTYWESNGSTGSHSITVYMQCGVVIREMSMLVASEDSSYMPARVVVLGGDSPANINTVLNAVSILPSDSRVILLENMTRFWPIIQIRVKRCQQGGIDTRVRGIEVLGPKPTFWPIFKEQLCRRTFLFCTARAHAWCQEICQDRGCLLQLFGRLNRALRHEQAFADRFLPDDEAAQALGRTYWEALVNPLVQSITSPDPSGISPLAWLLSKYLESVELPRCATSCNAVFSSRVRCLTQLLVHVDPSSAELEEARAPGRAGGKDGKNKEVPAGAAKVAAKKPSGLWGISQCWRGVVQQQVQRFLEAAWQAPDVVERYCRLYQCLRSATVELFGHQAAFALALAQGFAGALLQLSFLTALHVSEQFARYLDRQMQELHGVVGSTGPLQQILEPFVVFCGLELAHTFEHFYRYYLGDRLLAQGPSWLEGAVVEQLGLCFPGRFPQQMLSNLAESEELQQRFYLFQLQEQDKQLLELDTGLESPEDEVLGEASLAEVPEVKVLVLSPRCWPISPFCYMDEPGRFFSAALSSPLAKFADFWRQSQSQLGWECTKPRRLQWTWLGHAELQFGDCILHVSTLQMYILLHFNSVEEVAVDALLQATGLPVDLVHHALTPLTHGEGVLVQSCTQGAPGTLRLNRVALAQASGRRLRLLPQQTYLRAEMAEGSALERKRNVLCCLITRILKAEKQLHIDNLVFRVIDACQKGEFGPGLQFLSFCCHSVDVLSCILHLLNQGYLRRQEGRPQVLEYVPTEPLPAPTSQIQPLVAFQTVEIKMAASTASAKRRQTFSTFR, encoded by the exons ATGGTGAGCGAGAGGCGTAATGGCAACCTGCTTGTGCACCTGGGACCCAAGCTGCAGGCCTACCCGGAGGAGCTGCTGCGGCAGCGGCAAGGCCACGATGGCCACCCCGAGTATCTGATCCGGTGGAGCATCGTTAGCTTggaggagagagcagcaggcagcagcagtggcTCTTGTGCGGAAACCAAGCCGGAGAACATCCTGATGTGGATGTCAGCAGAAGAGGTCTGCGCCAgctgcccagtgctgctgggCAAGAGGAAGCTGGACGGGCGGTGGGTAAAAGAGGAGAAGGCGCCCAGCCCGTTCCCTGCCGATGTCGTGCTGGACGAAGCGTCGCTGCTGGAGATGAAGGCTGATGTCAGGAGCCTGGTGCAGCGAGCTGTCCGGCAGATGGCTGGGACCGGGGCTCCTGAGTCCTCCATCCTCAACACTATCCACGTGCTGAGCGCGTATGCCAGCATTGGCTCGCTGACGGGTGCCTTCAAGGAGACGGGAGCCCTCGACCTGCTGATGAAGATGCTGTGCCACAAGGAGAAGCAAATCCGCCGCAGTGCTGGCAAGATGCTGAGGGCTCTGGCTTCGCATGATGCAG GGAGCCGGGCCTATGTTCTGCTGTCCCTGAGCCAGCAGGACGGCATCGAGCAGCATATGGGCTTTGACAGCCGCTACACCTTGCTGGAGCTGTTTGCTGAGACGACGTCGTCTGAAGAGTACTGCATGTCCTTTGAAGGGATTCACCTTCCCCAG ATCCCTGGGAAGCTGCTGTTCGCCCTGGTGAAGCGCTACCTGTGTGTCACTTCTCTCGTGGACAAGCTCAGCAGTGGCACGGAGCAGGGAGGGGAGCCGCAGGATTGTGCCGCACCCAGCTTGCTCGGTGGGGAGAGGAGCTGTGCGAAGCAGGAGTTTGAGTTCAGCATGGCAATGGCAAATCTCATCTTGGAGCTGGTGCACGTGATGGGCTGGGACCACAGGCACAAGCCGGAGCTGCTGTCCCCGCAGAGGATGCAGCCTCGCACCGCTCGCTCCATCTTCCAGCCCAAGGTTCCGGCCTTCCCTGCTGCTCAAGCAACCCCCACTACCCCGCCAAAAGAGCCCAGTGCCTTCAAGACCCGCTCAGCCTTCCCAAGCCGCAGCAGCTACGTGGAGTATGTGCAGGCAAAGCTGGTGCGCGGCATGCGGGTGCGTATGCTGGAGGATTATGAACAGGTCAGCGCAGGCGATGAGGGCGACTTCCGCCAGAGCAATGATGGCACCCCGCCTGTCCAG GTGTACTGGCAAGCCCTGGGCTGTACGTACTGGGTTCACTGGCATATGGTGGAGATCATTGGCCCCTCAGGGCCAGAGGAGCGCGAGGCTCAGGAGAGGGTGTCCACCCTGACGCACAACCACAAGCTGGCAGCAG TTGCGCAGCCGCTCTTCTCCAAGCCCTTTGGGGGGCTGTACTCCCTGCCTTACCTCGGGGAGCAGCCAAGTGACCCCACAGAGACCCTGAGCCGTGCCGAGTGGTGGGAGTTGCTCTTCTTTGTGAGGAAACTGGAAGTGCAGGAGCAGGATGAGATCACCTGCCTCGTCCAACAAGAGCAGGCAGAGCAG CTGTCGGAGCTGGATGAAGAAGGCCTGATCCAGCTGTCGGTGTCTGCGGAGCTGGCCCAGAAAGTGCTGCGGGCGTTGGAGAAGCGGTGTGAGGGCAGCGCTCTGAGCGACCTCCGTGGCTCCCACGTCTATGCCAAGTACTTCCTCGGCAGGGGAACTGAGCAGGATGGCAGGAGGAGCACCATGGTGTCCTCGGAGGGTTCCAGCTGCGGGAACACCAGCCCTGAAGCTGTGAAGGCTGAGGCGTCGGAGGAAGACCTTCCTGCAGTGGCGCTGCCACCTCGAGCCCCCGCCACAGTGGAGAAGTCAGATTCCCAGCTGTTCAGCGAGCTCCTTCAGAGGGAAGGGCTGCTTTTGCCAGAGGTGACAGAGGAGCAAAGCAAAT TGTTTGGCAGCTCCAAGGGGGCCAGCAAGAGGGGCTTGCTGGCGAAGATTGTGGACGTGGTGGATGTGATACAGAGGAGCAGCTCCGAGGTGGGCCTGCGCTTAGCTGGGCTCAAGCACATCCTGAagatgctggaggaggaggctgggctTGAGCGGCAAGTTGGCAAAGCCCAGGGCGGGCTGGGGACCAG AGAGAAGGTGGTGAAGATGGCAgtggagctgctgagcactgaggTGGCGGAGAAGGCGCTGGTGACGGTGACGCTGCGGCTGCTCGCTGTGCTCATGGTCAAGTATGACTGGCGTGTGCTGTTTGCCACAGAAGGTGGTGTGCGGGCTGTGCTGGCCTGCATGCAGCAGCACGCCTCCTCTGCCGTGGTGCAGCAGGCTGGCCTGGCG GCCCTGAAGGTGTTGGTGGGAGCCGGGAGCAGCGAGCCGGGAGGTGCCGGTGGGAAGCCCTTGCCCCTGAACCATGCCGACGCGCAGATGATGCGGGAGATCTTTGCCAGCATCGGCTCTGCCTCCAGCGAGGGCTCAGCAAGCCTGCTGAGCGCCATCCCTGCTGCCATGAGCACCATGCAGAGGGTGGCAGG GGGCTCCTCGGGTGTGCGGAATGGCTTGCTGGTGGTGAACATGCTGATTGACAGCCACCAGGGTCTGGCAGAGCAGCTGGTGAGCTGCGATCTCCCCGCAGTGCTGCGGAGCTGCTGGTGGGAAGGGCAGAGCACGGGCTGCGCCAGCAAGACGCTAGCCCTGAGCGTGATCAACCGCCTGGCAGAGCACGAGGTGCCCCTGAGCCTGGAGACGGCAG GTGCCGAGGCCCCGCTGGACCTGGGGGATGTGAACATGCGGACGCTAGTGGGCAGCCTGTGTGAGGGCGGCCTCTCCAGGGAGGCGGTGGCGGCCCTGGAGCGGCATCTCTGTGGCAAGGGCACCATCCCCTCTGGCGAGGCAGGCCAGCTGCTGTGGGACCGCGAGTGCTTCGTGCTGCTGCTGCGCAGCTTCGAGCTGCTGGGGGCAGAGAAGGCTGCAAGCCTGAGCGTCCTCAG GATCCTGAACAAGTTCCTGGACGGTTACCAGGAGGACCTGCTGCCGTGGCACGAGTGTGTTGAACCCTGTTTGTCCTCCATGAGTGCCCACAGCAATGACCAGGAG GTGGTACAGGAGGTCGTTCACTTCCTGCACCGCCTGGCCACCGCCAGCAAGGACTGTGCGGTGGTGATGTGCCGTGTGGGCACCCACGAGGCTTTGGGCAAAGCCCTGGACAAGCACAGTGCGGCTCTGCCATTGGCGCCAGCCCTGCGTGACCTGGTGAGCGACTGTGAGAAGTACGCCAGCCTCTACAGGAAGCTGACGACCAGCATCTTGGCTGGCTGCATCCAG ctggtgctggggcagatTGAGGAGCACCGCCGGAGCCACCAACCCATCAGCATCCCCTTCTTCGATGTCTTTCTGCGCAACCTGTGCCGAG GCTCCAGCGTGGAGGTGAAGGAGGACAAGTGTTGGGAGAAGGTTCAGGTCTCCTCCAATCCCCACCGCGCCAGCAAGCTCACAGACAGGAACCCCAAGACCTACTGGGAGTCAAACGGCAGCACTGGCTCCCACTCCATCACTGTCTACATGCAGTGTGGCGTGGTGATCAG agagaTGAGCATGCTGGTGGCCAGCGAGGACTCCAGTTACATGCCAGCCCGTGTTGTGGTGCTGGGGGGAGACAGCCCTGCTAACATCAACACTGTGCTCAATGCG GTGAGCATCCTGCCCTCGGACAGCAGAGTGATCCTGCTGGAGAACATGACCCGCTTCTGGCCCATCATCCAGATCCGAGTGAAGCGGTGCCAGCAG GGCGGCATTGACACGCGTGTGCGTGGCATCGAGGTGCTGGGTCCCAAGCCCACTTTCTGGCCCATCTTCAAGGAGCAGCTATGTCGGCGGACGTTCCTCTTCTGCACTGCCAGGGCTCATGCGTGGTGCCAGGAGATTTGCCAGGACCGGGGGTGCTTGCTGCAGCTCTTTGGCAG GCTGAACCGGGCCCTGCGGCATGAGCAGGCCTTTGCCGACCGCTTCCTTCCTGATGACGAGGCGGCCCAGGCCCTGGGCAGGACCTACTGGGAGGCCTTGGTGAACCCCTTGGTGCAGAGTATCACCAGCCCAG ACCCCAGTGGCATCAGCCCCCTGGCCTGGCTGCTAAGCAAGTATCTGGAGAGTGTGGAGCTGCCCCGCTGTGCCACGAGCTGCAATGCTGTCTTCAGCTCCCGCGTGCGGTGCCTGACCCAGCTCCTGGTGCATGTGGACCCCAGCAGCGCAgagctggaggaggcaagagcCCCTGGCAGAGCTG GTGGGAAGGACGGGAAGAACAAGGAGGTGCCAGCTGGGGCCGCAAAGGTGGCGGCAAAGAAGCCGAGTGGCCTGTGGGGCATCTCGCAGTGCTGGCGTGGTGTGGTGCAGCAGCAG GTGCAGCGGTTTCTCGAGGCAGCATGGCAGGCGCCAGACGTTGTGGAGAGATACTGCAGGCTGTACCAGTGCCTGCGCAGCGCCACCGTGGAGCTCTTTGGGCATCAGGCTGCTTTTGCGCTGGCCCTGGCACAGGGCTTCGCAGGGGCCTTGCTGCAGCTTTCCTTCCTGACTGCCCTGCAC GTGAGTGAGCAGTTCGCCCGCTACCTCGACAGGCAGATGCAGGAGCTGCATGGGGTCGTGGGCAGCACGGGGCCGCTGCAGCAGATCCTGGAGCCCTTTGTTGTCTTCTGTGGCCTGGAGCTCGCCCATACCTTTGAGCACTTCTACCG GTACTACCTGGGGGACCGGCTCCTGGCGCAGGGGCCCTCGTGGCTGGAAGGGGCCGTCGTGGAGCAGCTTGGGTTGTGCTTCCCCGGTCGCTTCCCCCAGCAGATGCTGAGCAACTTGGCCGAGTCAGAGGAGCTCCAGCAGCGGTTTTACCTcttccagctgcaggagcaggacaagcagctgctggagctggacACGGGCCTGGAGAGCCCCGAGGACGAG GTGCTGGGGGAGGCATCCCTGGCGGAGGTGCCAGAGGTGAAGGTGCTGGTCCTGTCCCCGCGCTGCTGGCCCATTTCCCCGTTCTGCTACATGGATGAGCCCGGGAGGTTTTTCTCGGCAGCCCTCAGCTCCCCCCTGGCCAAGTTTGCTGACTTCTGGAGGCAGA GCCAGAGCCAGCTGGGCTGGGAGTGCACAAAGCCCCGGCGGTTGCAGTGGACGTGGCTGGGCCATGCTGAGCTGCAGTTTGGAGACTGCATCCTGCACGTGTCCACGCTGCAGATGTACATTCTGCTGCACTTCAACAGTGTGGAG GAGGTGGCTGTGGATGCCCTGCTGCAGGCCACTGGGCTCCCCGTTGACCTGGTGCACCATGCACTGACACCGCTGACCCACGGTGAGGGCGTCCTGGTGCAGAGCTGCACGCAGGGGG CTCCAGGTACTCTGCGGCTGAACCGAGTGGCCCTGGCTCAGGCCTCTGGCCGGCGCCTGAGGCTGCTGCCCCAGCAGACATACCTGAGGGCAGAGATGGCTGAAGGCAGTGCCTTGGAGAGGAAGAGGAACGTTCTCTGCTGCCTCATCACCCGCATCCTCAAGGCGGAGAAGCAGCTCCACATTGACAACTTGGTGTTCAGG GTGATTGACGCCTGTCAGAAGGGCGAGTTCGGACCGGGGTTGCAGTTCCTGAGCTTCTGCTGCCACAGCGTGGACGTGCTGTCCTGCATCCTGCACCTGCTGAACCAGGGCTATCTCCGGCGCCAGGAGGGGAGGCCCCAGGTCCTGGAGTATGTCCCTACTGAGCCCTTGCCAGCCCCCACATCCCAAATCCAGCCTTTGGTTGCCTTTCAGACTGTAGAGATAAAGATGGCAGCAAGCACAGCCTCTGCCAAGAGGAGACAGACTTTTTCCACGTTCAGGTAG